Within the Bacillus mesophilus genome, the region TTTTAGCTAAGCTTAAGCATACAAATGCTCCACTCCTATCACAGCTAACGGACGGTTTACATCTTCATACTCTCGAAGCGGATTCAATGGAAAAAATAAAGAATGCCTGTCAGTCACTAAAGGACCGGGGATTTTTAATTGAAGCGTAAAAAAAATGACGTGATGATTCACGTCATTTTCATTTTTCATAGCCGTTTCTTGACTGGCCAGATATTTATTTTACTTCAAAAATTGGATAGCTACCTAAAGAGATCACGCCACATCCTAATGCCTGTAGCTCTGCAATAGCTCCTGGAATTAGCACTTGGTCTAATGCTTGGTCTATATCGATGATGAATAAATAATTACCTAATCCAGTTTTCATCGGACGAGACTCAATTTTTGTTAAATTTATTTTCCGCCACGCAAATGCAGACAATACCTGATGCAATGCTCCTGCTTGATCTAATGGAAGTGTGATGATTAGGGTAGTTTTAACATTTGAAGTGCTTTCCACTGGGAAGTTTCTTTGTTCATTTGTAACAATGATAAATCTAGTATGGTTGTTTTGATAGTCCTGAATATCTCTCTCCACAATTGATAGACCGTAAACTTCTGCGGCAAGTTCGTTCGCAATTGCTGCCGATATTTGTTTAGGATGATTCGCTATAAGTTGGGCTGCTGCACTAGTTGATAACGTTTGAATTTGTTCTGCGCTTTTATAATGATTAGCCAAATGCTTTCGACATTGTGCAAGTGCATGGGGGTGTGAATAAATCGTCTCCACCTCTTGTAGATGCTCCACATGATCAGGATGGACCATTAGATGTTGCTGAATAGGAACAACTATTTCTCCCACTATGGTTAACGGATGATCATGTATTAAATAATCTAATGTATTAGTTACCGATCCTTCGATTGTGTTTTCAATCGGAACCACACCAAATGAAACATCGCCATTTTTAACAGCATCTAAACAACCATGTATGGAAGCATAAGGTATTCTGTTTTGATCTGAAAAGATACTTTTTACCGCATATTCCGTAAATGTAGCCTTAGGTCCTAGAAAACCAACCGTAATCACTTATGTTTCCCCCTGTCAAAAAAATTGATGTTATGCTTTATTCAGAATTATCAATATAATTATTAATTGCTAAGAAAGAGCTGTCAAGATACGACAGCCCTTTCTCATTAGTATTTTAGTCAACAAATTCAAACTCGAATTCCAGTAGTCTAATGGTGTCTCCATCCTTTGCTCCTCTTTCACGGAGCTCGTCATCAACACCCATAGTTCGTAACTGTCTTGCGAATCTCTTGATCGATTCGTCACGAGAGAAATCTGTCATCTTAAACAGCTTTTCTATTTCAGCACCTGTAAGAACATAAGCTCCGTCATCTGCACGGGAAATAAAGAACTTTCTTGGATCTGCTTCATGCTTATAGACCACTCTTGTATCAGTAGTATCCTCTTCTACATATAGAGGGAACTCCTCAGTCTGATCTAATAAATCTGCAACTGCAAATAACAGTTCTTTTGTACCTTTTCTCGTCACAGCTGAAATAGGGAAAATCTGAATATCCTCATCAAGCTTCTCTTTAAACGCCTGTAAATTTTCTTCTGCTCCAGGCATGTCCATTTTATTTGCTACAATAATTTGAGGACGTTCCGTTAACCTCAAGTTATATTCCTTTAATTCTGCATTAATTGTCACATAATCCTCATAAGGATCACGCTCTTCTGTTGCTGCCATATCAATCACATGAACGATGACTCTCGTTCTTTCAATATGACGAAGGAACTGATGCCCTAACCCTACCCCCTGGTGAGCTCCCTCAATTAAACCAGGTAAATCGGCCATTACAAAGCTTCTACCATCTTCGGTTTGTACAACCCCCAAATTCGGTACAATCGTTGTAAAATGGTATTCTCCAATCTTAGGTTTTGCAGCAGATACAACTGAAAGTAATGTTGATTTCCCAACACTAGGGAACCCGACTAAACCAACGTCTGCTAACACTTTAAGCTCTAGAGTAACGTTTCGCTCCTGACCTGGTTCACCATTTTCTGCGATTTCAGGTGCTGGATTAGTTGGGGAAGCAAATCGTGAGTTCCCTCTTCCACCACGACCACCCTTAGCAATTACTGCTCTTTGTCCATGCTGAACTAAATCTGCAATAACATTTTGGGTATCTTCATCAATAACAACAGTCCCCGGAGGAACCTTTACGATTAGAGGTTCTGCGTTTTTACCGTGCTGGTTCTTTGACATACCATGCTCACCACGGTTTGCCTTAAAGTGCTTTTTGAAGCGGAAATCCATTAACGTCCGTAAACCCTCTTCAACTTGGAAGATAACATCGGCACCTTTTCCACCATCTCCACCAGCAGGACCACCTAATGGTATATACTTTTCACGTCGATAGGCAACTATACCGTTACCACCGTCTCCGCCTTTAACATATATTCTGACCTGATCTACAAACAAATCTTACCACCACTCTTTTTTATGTGTCTATTTTCTAAGTACTCATAACTCATTGTTGCACTTGCCACAGCCTAAGAAATGTAATTCCTATTTCAATCGCATATAACCTGCAGTTCAACGGTAAGTTCCTGCTCGTTTACATTCACTTCGGTAATTCGAATTGCTTCGTCTCCATAAGAGGATTTCAGCCATTCAGATAATGAACCAGTATCCGTTATTATTCCACTAAAATCAAAAAAGAAACGAACTTCTGTCTCCGTTGGATGAATGGAAATACTTAGATGATTCTCTCCAATATTTCTAACAGATTGATCTAAGACAGTAAAAAACTTCTCACACCAGTCTTTGATTAGTTCATCGTATTTTTCAAGATTATATGTATGTCCTAAAACCTCAAATTCTAAGTAAAAATGATGAGAATCCCAATTATAAGTGAGCAAATATCCTGCTAACTGAGGAAGCTGTAAATTTGTTAACTTCGCTTCATTTTGTGTCTCTATCACAATTTCTTCGATAATTTCCTTAACACGATCTGTTCGATCTAATGCTAAGTTACCTTTTATTAACTGCAGCTTATTTAACCAATCATGGCGAGAGTGACGCAAAATATCAACTATAGTCCAATCCTTCTCGTTCATGGCCTCACCCCTTTCACTAAACAGGAGAAATTTTTATATACCCGTCCATCTTTTTCCATAGTTATTATAACATTTTAAGAAGAAGAGAACAAAAGGCGCAAGCACCCCGTTCAGCCCCGACAAGCAAATGTTCCTTGGACAAAGAAAAGGTGATTTTTCCTTTTATTTGTCCAAGGGTTATTTGACCTAAGAAAAAGCTCTTTCCTTTTTCCTCCGAGGGGCTGGGTGCTGGAGCTAGATTACAATGCACTATGCCAAGTAATCCACAAATGAGAAATGTTAAAGTTTCCTAAGCAAAAATAAACTCTAACCTTACAAAGGCTAGAGTTTATGAAAGAGTATATTTTACGCTTCTTGAGCTGCTGGGTATACACTTACTTGCTTACGGTCACGGCCAAGGCGTTCGAACTTAACCACTCCATCAACCTTAGCGTATAGTGTATCATCACCACCACGGCCAACGTTTAAACCAGGGTAAATCTTAGTTCCGCGTTGACGGTAAAGAATTGAACCACCAGAAACGTGTTGTCCGTCAGCGCGCTTAGCACCAAGACGCTTAGAGATCGAGTCACGTCCGTTCTTAGTTGAACCTACACCCTTTTTAGATGCGAAAAACTGAAGGTCTAATCTTAACATTCTTTCCACCTCCTATTTAGCTAGTTTGTAGTAATCTTTATAAAATCCGAATAGGATTCTTCTATTGTCTTTAGTGAGACAAGCATACCTTCCATCAAGAAATGAGTTTTTTCTAGCTTGTCCCCATCCATACCTGTTGGAATGACGAAACGAAGAAATCCACTCTTTCCTTGCTCTACATGAAGTGCAATACCACACAGCTCTTCAACTGCGTTTGCTGCACCAAATGTTACGGCAGATACCCCTGCACAAACAATATCTTTTCCGGGCTCATCATATTCAGCATGACCTGAGATCGTTACCGACTTAAGTAGCTGATTAGAAGCACGGGTAATGTTAATTTCAATCATACAAGTAGTCCTTACCCGTTGATCTTTTCGATCACAACTTTAGTGTAAGGTTGACGATGTCCTTGCTTACGGTGTTGGTTTTTCTTAGCCTTGTACTTGAAGATTGTTAACTTCTTTCCACGACCTTGCTTTTCAACCTTACCAGTTACAGAAGCTCCTTCTACTACCGGGCTACCAACTTTAACATTGTCACCACCAACGAATAGAACCTTATCAAATGTAACAGTTTCACCTTGGTCAGCTGCTAACTTTTCAATGTATACTGCTTGACCTTCTTCAACCTTGATTTGCTTACCACCAGTTTCAATAATTGCGTACATAATTGCACCTCCTTAATATACCCAGACTCGCCATCGCAGGTACTCCGGTTATATAACCGTCATTTTTAACCTGTTCTGTGCGGTTGTAGCACGGGTGCGCT harbors:
- a CDS encoding ribosomal-processing cysteine protease Prp — encoded protein: MIEINITRASNQLLKSVTISGHAEYDEPGKDIVCAGVSAVTFGAANAVEELCGIALHVEQGKSGFLRFVIPTGMDGDKLEKTHFLMEGMLVSLKTIEESYSDFIKITTN
- the obgE gene encoding GTPase ObgE is translated as MFVDQVRIYVKGGDGGNGIVAYRREKYIPLGGPAGGDGGKGADVIFQVEEGLRTLMDFRFKKHFKANRGEHGMSKNQHGKNAEPLIVKVPPGTVVIDEDTQNVIADLVQHGQRAVIAKGGRGGRGNSRFASPTNPAPEIAENGEPGQERNVTLELKVLADVGLVGFPSVGKSTLLSVVSAAKPKIGEYHFTTIVPNLGVVQTEDGRSFVMADLPGLIEGAHQGVGLGHQFLRHIERTRVIVHVIDMAATEERDPYEDYVTINAELKEYNLRLTERPQIIVANKMDMPGAEENLQAFKEKLDEDIQIFPISAVTRKGTKELLFAVADLLDQTEEFPLYVEEDTTDTRVVYKHEADPRKFFISRADDGAYVLTGAEIEKLFKMTDFSRDESIKRFARQLRTMGVDDELRERGAKDGDTIRLLEFEFEFVD
- the rplU gene encoding 50S ribosomal protein L21 → MYAIIETGGKQIKVEEGQAVYIEKLAADQGETVTFDKVLFVGGDNVKVGSPVVEGASVTGKVEKQGRGKKLTIFKYKAKKNQHRKQGHRQPYTKVVIEKING
- the rpmA gene encoding 50S ribosomal protein L27 — translated: MLRLDLQFFASKKGVGSTKNGRDSISKRLGAKRADGQHVSGGSILYRQRGTKIYPGLNVGRGGDDTLYAKVDGVVKFERLGRDRKQVSVYPAAQEA
- a CDS encoding sporulation initiation phosphotransferase B; translated protein: MNEKDWTIVDILRHSRHDWLNKLQLIKGNLALDRTDRVKEIIEEIVIETQNEAKLTNLQLPQLAGYLLTYNWDSHHFYLEFEVLGHTYNLEKYDELIKDWCEKFFTVLDQSVRNIGENHLSISIHPTETEVRFFFDFSGIITDTGSLSEWLKSSYGDEAIRITEVNVNEQELTVELQVICD
- the pheA gene encoding prephenate dehydratase — its product is MTVGFLGPKATFTEYAVKSIFSDQNRIPYASIHGCLDAVKNGDVSFGVVPIENTIEGSVTNTLDYLIHDHPLTIVGEIVVPIQQHLMVHPDHVEHLQEVETIYSHPHALAQCRKHLANHYKSAEQIQTLSTSAAAQLIANHPKQISAAIANELAAEVYGLSIVERDIQDYQNNHTRFIIVTNEQRNFPVESTSNVKTTLIITLPLDQAGALHQVLSAFAWRKINLTKIESRPMKTGLGNYLFIIDIDQALDQVLIPGAIAELQALGCGVISLGSYPIFEVK